A window of Campylobacter pinnipediorum subsp. pinnipediorum contains these coding sequences:
- a CDS encoding response regulator transcription factor → MSEILQNLTILFVEDENETRKLMEDVLKYEFAKVIVAQNGDEGLKKFKKYTSDIVVSDIAMPILDGLDMSKAIKEISPSTPIVLLSAYSEKEKLLKAIELGVDKYILKPIDMDEFLLSLAHIASSKISSTCIVDISKEYKFDKTKRILIKKDKEITLTKKELAFVSLLVKRLGTVVLHEEIKDVVWIGESVTEAAIRTFVKRIRDKTDERFIKNAPGLGYKIDIE, encoded by the coding sequence GTGAGTGAAATTTTACAAAATTTAACAATACTTTTCGTAGAAGATGAAAACGAGACAAGAAAACTCATGGAAGATGTCTTAAAATATGAATTCGCTAAAGTCATAGTAGCACAAAACGGCGATGAGGGTCTTAAAAAATTTAAAAAATATACCTCAGATATAGTAGTCAGTGATATAGCTATGCCTATACTAGATGGGCTTGATATGTCAAAAGCTATCAAAGAAATATCACCATCTACACCTATAGTGCTTCTTTCAGCATATAGCGAAAAAGAAAAACTCCTAAAAGCTATAGAGCTAGGTGTGGACAAATATATCTTAAAGCCTATAGATATGGATGAGTTTTTGCTATCTCTAGCTCACATAGCAAGTTCTAAAATAAGCTCCACCTGTATAGTGGATATATCAAAAGAGTATAAATTTGATAAAACCAAACGAATACTTATAAAAAAAGACAAAGAGATAACTTTGACAAAAAAAGAGCTAGCCTTTGTATCATTACTGGTAAAAAGACTAGGTACTGTTGTGCTGCACGAAGAGATAAAAGATGTGGTATGGATAGGCGAGAGTGTGACAGAAGCTGCCATAAGGACTTTTGTCAAAAGGATACGCGACAAGACCGATGAACGCTTTATCAAAAATGCTCCAGGTCTAGGATATAAGATAGATATAGAATAA
- the carA gene encoding glutamine-hydrolyzing carbamoyl-phosphate synthase small subunit: MDAYIYIENGVFLKAKAFGVGGECAAELVFNTSLTGYEEILTDPSYAGQCVVFTMPEIGIVGINDDDMQSPKIQANTIIVRSYNEFDSNFRSKKTLGEFFKEQGKFGVYDIDTRYLTKMLRDEGALMAYISTTTSDKEALKQKLQQAGHIQDTNYVSKVSSKQSYTHNTASWDNISQSYKSLKSVGKKVAVLDFGVKSSILNEICEVGIEVEVYPHDTNADILIDKFKNKQINGIFLSNGPGEPKKLTSQIAEIKKLIQARVPIFGICLGHQLLSNAFGYPTYKLKFGQHGANHPVQNLQTKVIEITTQNHNYNVPEEIAEVAVITHRNLFDNTIEGVKYKDYPIFSVQHHPEASGGPNESRYIFRQFLDIL, from the coding sequence ATGGATGCTTATATCTACATAGAAAATGGAGTTTTTTTAAAAGCAAAAGCATTTGGAGTAGGTGGCGAGTGTGCTGCCGAGCTTGTTTTTAATACATCTCTAACAGGCTATGAAGAAATACTTACAGATCCTAGTTATGCAGGTCAGTGTGTGGTATTTACTATGCCAGAGATAGGAATTGTAGGCATAAACGATGATGATATGCAAAGCCCAAAGATACAAGCCAATACCATCATTGTAAGAAGCTACAACGAATTTGACTCAAATTTTAGATCTAAAAAAACTCTTGGCGAATTTTTCAAAGAACAAGGAAAATTTGGTGTTTATGATATAGATACAAGATATCTTACAAAGATGTTAAGAGATGAGGGTGCCTTGATGGCATACATCTCAACTACTACAAGCGATAAAGAAGCCTTAAAACAAAAGCTACAACAGGCAGGACATATACAAGATACAAACTATGTAAGCAAAGTAAGCTCAAAACAAAGCTACACCCACAACACGGCATCTTGGGATAATATATCTCAAAGTTACAAAAGTCTAAAAAGTGTTGGCAAAAAAGTAGCTGTGCTTGACTTTGGAGTAAAGAGTTCTATCTTGAATGAAATTTGCGAAGTAGGCATAGAGGTAGAGGTATATCCTCACGATACAAATGCCGATATTTTGATAGATAAATTTAAAAACAAGCAAATAAACGGTATATTTTTATCAAATGGGCCAGGCGAACCTAAAAAACTAACATCACAAATAGCCGAGATAAAAAAACTCATCCAAGCCAGAGTGCCTATCTTTGGCATCTGTCTAGGTCATCAGCTCTTATCAAATGCCTTTGGATATCCTACTTACAAGCTAAAATTTGGACAACACGGAGCAAATCATCCGGTACAAAATTTACAAACAAAAGTCATAGAGATAACCACCCAAAACCACAACTATAATGTCCCAGAAGAGATAGCCGAAGTAGCTGTCATTACCCATAGAAATTTGTTTGATAACACTATAGAAGGTGTAAAGTATAAAGACTATCCTATATTTTCAGTTCAGCACCACCCAGAAGCAAGTGGTGGGCCAAATGAAAGCAGGTATATCTTTAGGCAGTTTTTAGACATACTCTGA
- a CDS encoding PAS domain-containing sensor histidine kinase — MDDIKDKFEQYQYAIEASNIVSKTDINGIITFVNDEFCEMSGYTKQELIGKNHNTVRHPDVSQDVFKNLWDTILSKKVYKGIIKNLTKDKRTIYLHTTISPILNSKGDIEEFVAIRYDTTKLIELNEQLISQEQELKKLNESLETIVQEKTMELRGLNENLQDIIKSEVAKNEEQTKIILTQSRLASMGEMIANIAHQWRQPLNELSITLFKMSKDKNKFNESYEKCKNIIKNMSNTIEDFRNFFSTSKAPEAFLISDALHDSIMMLQGTFEKKHINVSINTDFDTEVFGYKSKLTQVILNILNNAKDACIERDIKNKQIKITTSQEQDLAVISICDNAGGISDEIIDKIFEPYFTTKHSSQGTGIGLCMSKLIIDKLKGVIIIKNKDNGACFSIKIPIKGELSE, encoded by the coding sequence ATGGATGATATAAAAGATAAATTTGAACAGTATCAGTATGCTATAGAGGCAAGCAACATCGTATCAAAAACAGATATAAATGGCATCATCACATTTGTAAACGATGAGTTTTGCGAGATGAGTGGATACACCAAACAAGAGCTTATAGGTAAAAATCACAATACAGTAAGGCATCCGGATGTAAGTCAAGATGTGTTTAAAAACCTATGGGATACAATACTGTCAAAAAAAGTCTACAAAGGTATAATCAAAAACCTCACAAAAGACAAAAGAACTATCTACCTACACACTACTATATCACCCATCCTAAATTCAAAAGGCGATATAGAGGAATTTGTAGCTATAAGGTATGATACTACTAAGCTCATAGAGCTAAATGAACAGCTTATATCACAAGAACAAGAGCTAAAAAAGCTAAATGAAAGCTTGGAAACGATAGTCCAAGAAAAGACCATGGAGTTAAGGGGCTTAAATGAAAATTTGCAAGATATCATAAAATCCGAAGTTGCTAAAAACGAAGAGCAAACAAAGATCATACTAACTCAGTCTCGCCTAGCATCTATGGGTGAGATGATAGCAAATATCGCTCATCAGTGGAGACAGCCTCTAAACGAGCTTAGTATTACACTTTTTAAAATGAGTAAGGATAAAAATAAATTCAACGAATCCTATGAAAAATGCAAAAACATCATAAAAAATATGTCAAACACGATAGAGGACTTTAGAAATTTCTTCTCCACAAGCAAAGCACCAGAAGCATTTTTGATATCTGATGCCTTGCATGATTCTATTATGATGCTTCAAGGGACATTTGAAAAAAAGCATATAAATGTCTCTATAAACACCGACTTTGATACTGAGGTCTTTGGCTATAAGTCTAAACTAACGCAAGTCATACTAAATATCCTAAACAATGCCAAAGATGCTTGCATAGAGCGAGATATAAAAAACAAGCAGATAAAGATAACCACATCACAAGAGCAAGATCTAGCTGTCATAAGTATATGTGATAATGCAGGTGGTATAAGTGATGAGATCATAGATAAGATATTTGAGCCTTATTTTACTACAAAGCACTCATCTCAAGGAACAGGCATAGGGCTTTGTATGTCAAAGCTTATCATAGATAAACTAAAAGGTGTTATAATTATCAAAAACAAAGACAATGGAGCTTGTTTTAGTATAAAAATACCAATAAAAGGAGAACTTAGTGAGTGA
- a CDS encoding autotransporter domain-containing protein, whose amino-acid sequence MAINAGEVATTIAKEVEAKSKEVNALQDALAETNVNTAKANKELKEKQEALKKAQEAYESATEAEKVAKLEALNKAKKEVAEAKKEVGDANAERAMHAVRKLDSISKNVAESLGDISADNKVLSKLFSEGVKKEDIVKVVKNVTSSVTTSVDSMAKISNVDIIKFNTDLSTATRLASLSNPFNADLALASAIKHLKDDSFASSDDSALISTVREYTDRFNYDNNLWGSVLGGKTSAKNGVNPKIFGVTLGYDKRFDNMIVGATTTYTQTKADSSNVNLKGKNYQFGVYTRAYFDQNEVDAKINFNFGKNKLERTTSFGKTDAKFDSFATSFDINYGYVYNLENDLFVKPLAGFEYSYLKTKGFTENGAVGALSFGSVKSKVAALKAGVELRKYVDNNNYFYITPGVEGEVYKDSSDMNLKFVGTNKNFKLNSDDKKNAYFTVKTGANFNLTESLSTNINFGTKLGKNKFYNGTVGVSYKFD is encoded by the coding sequence GTGGCTATAAATGCAGGAGAAGTAGCAACTACAATAGCAAAAGAAGTAGAAGCTAAATCTAAAGAAGTAAATGCATTGCAAGATGCTTTAGCAGAAACTAATGTTAACACAGCTAAAGCTAATAAAGAACTAAAAGAAAAACAAGAAGCATTAAAAAAAGCACAAGAAGCTTATGAATCAGCTACCGAAGCAGAAAAAGTTGCTAAACTAGAAGCGCTTAATAAAGCTAAAAAAGAAGTAGCAGAAGCTAAAAAAGAAGTAGGTGATGCTAATGCTGAGCGTGCTATGCATGCGGTTAGAAAGCTAGATAGTATAAGCAAAAATGTAGCAGAGTCTTTAGGTGATATATCAGCAGATAATAAAGTGTTAAGTAAACTATTTTCAGAAGGTGTTAAAAAAGAAGATATTGTTAAAGTAGTTAAAAACGTAACAAGCTCTGTAACAACATCAGTTGATTCAATGGCTAAAATATCTAATGTAGATATCATTAAGTTTAATACAGATCTTTCAACCGCTACAAGACTTGCAAGTCTAAGCAACCCATTCAATGCTGATTTAGCATTAGCAAGTGCTATTAAACATTTAAAAGATGATAGCTTTGCAAGTAGTGACGACAGTGCATTAATTAGCACAGTAAGAGAATACACAGATAGATTTAACTATGACAATAACCTATGGGGAAGTGTATTAGGTGGCAAGACAAGTGCTAAAAATGGTGTAAATCCAAAAATCTTTGGTGTAACTCTTGGTTATGATAAGAGATTTGATAATATGATAGTTGGTGCAACTACAACTTATACTCAAACAAAAGCAGATAGCAGTAATGTAAATCTAAAAGGTAAAAATTATCAGTTTGGTGTATATACAAGAGCATACTTTGATCAAAACGAAGTAGATGCAAAGATCAACTTCAACTTTGGTAAAAACAAACTAGAAAGAACTACTTCATTTGGTAAAACAGATGCTAAGTTTGATTCATTTGCTACATCTTTTGATATAAATTATGGTTATGTATACAACCTAGAAAACGACCTATTTGTTAAGCCACTTGCTGGATTTGAGTACTCTTACTTAAAAACAAAAGGCTTTACTGAAAACGGTGCTGTAGGTGCATTGTCATTTGGTTCAGTTAAATCTAAAGTTGCTGCATTGAAAGCTGGTGTTGAGTTAAGAAAATATGTAGACAATAACAACTACTTCTATATAACTCCAGGTGTTGAAGGTGAAGTTTATAAAGATTCTAGCGATATGAATTTAAAATTTGTTGGAACAAATAAAAACTTCAAACTTAACTCTGATGATAAGAAAAATGCTTATTTCACTGTAAAAACAGGTGCTAATTTCAACCTAACAGAGAGCCTAAGCACAAACATCAACTTCGGTACTAAACTTGGTAAGAACAAGTTCTACAACGGAACCGTAGGCGTAAGCTATAAATTTGACTAA
- a CDS encoding sulfite exporter TauE/SafE family protein, with amino-acid sequence MQELSFATIIAVGFLSSFSHCIGMCGGFLSLQSIAVQKKDRLSSFLLNSSYHIARIVSYSLLGAIFGAFGGVFAISSNSRALLFFIVGILLVLLATALWIRGGFLHLIENDKISRLVTKSILSLSKKGFLGFALAGFLNGLLPCGLVYYFLTMSIISDSALQGMLIMFVFGISTLPSMLGAVTLFGFISVKFKQTMFKVSLAIIMINGVYLAFLGYMAHG; translated from the coding sequence ATGCAAGAACTCAGCTTTGCGACTATAATAGCTGTTGGATTTTTGAGTAGTTTTAGCCACTGCATAGGTATGTGTGGCGGTTTTTTGAGTTTGCAGTCTATTGCCGTGCAAAAAAAAGATAGACTTTCATCATTTTTACTAAACTCATCATATCATATAGCTAGAATTGTCTCATACTCATTGCTTGGAGCTATCTTTGGAGCTTTTGGCGGTGTCTTTGCTATCTCTTCAAACTCTAGGGCTTTACTCTTTTTTATTGTAGGTATCTTACTCGTACTTCTAGCCACAGCACTTTGGATTCGTGGAGGATTTTTACACCTTATAGAAAACGACAAAATTTCAAGACTCGTAACTAAGAGTATATTGTCACTAAGCAAAAAAGGCTTTTTAGGCTTTGCTCTTGCTGGATTTTTAAACGGTCTTTTACCTTGTGGCTTGGTTTATTATTTCTTAACTATGTCTATCATAAGCGACTCAGCTCTGCAAGGTATGCTTATAATGTTTGTATTTGGAATAAGTACACTACCAAGTATGCTAGGTGCTGTTACACTTTTTGGCTTTATCTCCGTGAAATTTAAACAGACTATGTTTAAGGTATCACTTGCGATCATAATGATAAACGGAGTTTATCTAGCATTTTTAGGATATATGGCACATGGATGA
- a CDS encoding DUF507 family protein — MRIKLPHTPYIARKIAIDLLNSKFVTLNAGIEPIAEIAQDILTQDVKKEKALEEKVNELLESNEDEMDLMQIDRKNMFWLVKKKLASEFDVILSFEDRYSNVAHIILDALLDDVLIEYNVSENRVKNIIYNSIDEYLKIYEKIEDDVLDKIENYKRKLIPGSEEYDLVFEKLYQDELQKRGML; from the coding sequence ATAGATTTATTAAACTCAAAATTTGTAACACTAAATGCAGGCATAGAGCCTATAGCTGAAATAGCTCAAGACATACTAACACAAGATGTAAAAAAAGAAAAAGCACTTGAAGAAAAAGTAAACGAGCTTTTAGAGAGTAACGAAGATGAAATGGATCTAATGCAGATCGATAGAAAAAATATGTTTTGGCTTGTTAAGAAAAAACTAGCCTCTGAGTTTGATGTGATTTTGTCTTTTGAAGATAGATATAGTAATGTAGCACATATTATCTTAGATGCTCTTTTGGATGATGTTTTGATAGAGTATAACGTATCAGAAAATAGAGTAAAAAATATCATCTATAACTCAATAGATGAATATCTAAAAATATATGAAAAGATAGAAGATGATGTTCTTGATAAGATAGAAAACTACAAAAGAAAGCTTATACCGGGAAGCGAAGAGTATGACTTAGTATTTGAAAAGCTATACCAAGATGAGCTTCAAAAAAGAGGTATGCTTTAA